The Planctomycetota bacterium genome window below encodes:
- a CDS encoding efflux RND transporter periplasmic adaptor subunit: MSTNSRANSILSSDDEAVGLAGLLSPAREAGAPAHAARSPISLPRRRWWPWLLVPAVVAAGALGAPRLWRSRTAAPTATRATYTVQRADLPIVIRDTGSIDSLQSEIIKSRVEGMNTIINLVPEGTIITEEDVKQGKILVELDSKDIREKLSQQEVTFATAEATYKQAKESYDIEKSAGESKIKQGELDVRFGKMDLQAYVGQKLAEDALEGRGDLAALAARLCTDAINDRRAVEAEVARSLVEVEKALKEPASESGDAGPRGKQDAQGKSARKEAAEGGRSAIAGAAAQAESLDELLGGTALQKTRKFEADIGLAFEEFKRAADKVASYARLRHLGIKSSQQLEAEQLALMRARIALDQALTARELYLRYDLPKEAEKLLSGYRETQRELERIKARARSALAGYEAEVKSSESKYLLQKDRLEKLRTQLENCTMRATKPGLVVYATSGSGRHWSGTPIETGATVREQQEIIKMPDLTSLAVNIRVHETVVDKVKRDQNARITVDAFPNRRFTGKVLKVAILPNTSSSWINPDLKEYDTQVSIEGDLTGLKPGMSANVEIDVKTLKNVLQVPVQAVGARRGRTIVYVLRSDGSEEPRDVVTGESNDQTVEIAAGLAAGELVLLEAPQTAPSKEEEEATKKEDELNGDAPPVPPPGRDPGPRDSGDRRPEGPGGKPPRTDRKRPRASSESHDSAKPGGTG, translated from the coding sequence ATGTCAACCAACAGTAGGGCCAATTCCATTCTCAGCAGCGACGACGAGGCCGTGGGCTTGGCCGGCCTCTTGAGCCCCGCCCGTGAGGCCGGAGCACCGGCCCACGCGGCCCGCTCGCCCATTTCGCTTCCCCGACGGCGCTGGTGGCCGTGGCTGTTGGTCCCCGCCGTTGTTGCGGCGGGAGCCCTGGGGGCTCCCCGGCTGTGGCGCTCGCGCACAGCGGCCCCCACGGCCACACGAGCCACCTACACCGTGCAGCGCGCCGACTTGCCCATTGTCATCCGCGACACTGGGAGCATTGACTCCCTCCAGTCTGAGATCATCAAGTCCAGGGTGGAGGGGATGAACACCATCATCAACCTTGTCCCCGAAGGCACGATCATCACCGAAGAGGACGTGAAGCAGGGCAAGATCCTGGTCGAGCTGGACTCCAAGGATATCCGGGAGAAGCTGAGCCAACAGGAAGTCACCTTCGCCACCGCCGAGGCCACGTACAAGCAGGCCAAGGAGTCTTACGACATCGAGAAGAGCGCAGGGGAAAGCAAGATCAAGCAAGGGGAACTTGACGTACGCTTCGGGAAGATGGATCTCCAAGCCTATGTGGGCCAGAAGCTTGCTGAAGACGCCCTCGAAGGGCGTGGAGACTTGGCCGCCTTGGCCGCCCGCCTGTGCACCGACGCCATCAACGACCGCCGGGCCGTGGAGGCGGAAGTCGCCCGTTCGCTCGTCGAAGTGGAGAAGGCCCTCAAGGAGCCCGCCTCGGAGAGCGGTGACGCGGGGCCTCGAGGCAAACAGGACGCTCAGGGGAAGTCCGCCCGGAAGGAGGCGGCGGAGGGCGGCCGCTCGGCCATTGCGGGAGCGGCTGCCCAGGCCGAGAGCCTGGACGAGCTCCTCGGCGGGACAGCCCTCCAGAAGACGCGCAAGTTCGAGGCCGACATCGGGCTGGCCTTCGAGGAGTTCAAGCGGGCAGCCGACAAAGTGGCCAGCTACGCACGGCTGCGGCACCTCGGAATCAAGAGCTCGCAGCAACTCGAGGCCGAGCAGCTCGCCTTGATGCGCGCGCGCATTGCCCTTGACCAGGCTCTCACCGCGCGGGAACTCTACCTGCGCTACGATCTGCCCAAGGAGGCCGAGAAACTCCTCTCCGGCTACCGCGAGACCCAGCGCGAGTTGGAGCGCATCAAGGCCCGCGCACGCAGCGCCCTCGCCGGCTACGAGGCCGAGGTCAAGTCGTCCGAGTCCAAGTACCTCCTCCAGAAGGACCGCCTCGAGAAGCTGCGGACTCAGCTCGAGAATTGCACGATGCGCGCGACGAAACCCGGCCTGGTCGTCTACGCGACCTCGGGCTCGGGGCGTCACTGGTCGGGCACCCCGATTGAGACGGGAGCGACCGTTCGGGAGCAGCAGGAGATCATCAAGATGCCCGATCTCACGTCGCTCGCCGTCAACATTCGCGTTCATGAGACCGTGGTGGACAAAGTCAAGCGTGACCAGAACGCGCGGATCACGGTGGATGCGTTCCCGAACCGGCGGTTCACGGGCAAGGTCCTTAAGGTGGCTATCCTGCCCAACACCTCCTCGTCCTGGATCAACCCGGACCTCAAGGAGTATGACACCCAGGTAAGCATCGAGGGCGACCTGACGGGGCTGAAGCCGGGCATGTCGGCCAATGTCGAGATCGACGTCAAGACCCTCAAGAACGTGCTCCAGGTGCCCGTGCAGGCCGTAGGCGCGCGGCGCGGCAGAACCATCGTATACGTTCTCAGGAGCGACGGTTCCGAGGAGCCACGCGACGTGGTGACCGGCGAGTCCAATGACCAGACGGTGGAGATTGCCGCTGGGCTTGCCGCAGGCGAGCTCGTGCTCCTCGAGGCCCCGCAGACGGCCCCGTCCAAGGAGGAGGAGGAAGCAACCAAGAAGGAAGACGAGTTGAACGGTGACGCGCCGCCTGTGCCCCCCCCTGGGCGCGACCCCGGGCCGCGCGATTCGGGGGATCGGCGCCCCGAGGGACCCGGCGGCAAGCCCCCACGCACGGACCGCAAGCGCCCGAGGGCCTCTTCAGAATCCCACGATTCAGCCAAGCCGGGGGGCACGGGATAG
- a CDS encoding TolC family protein — MLREDAAEKADHEVSQIVEQRRDAVPGTPATVSIERVGQEELERFTPPRPKEPGELPAPQDDTEAAERGNGLPPLEGAHRLTLREALELAARHSREYQTREEDLYLVVLALTRERFRWDPQWTGRLSAGATRTPNSKWGEFGSAFTFSRLLDMGGRLTASLATDLVRFSTGDPRTTATSLLGLEFLQPLWRNYGSLVAKEGLTQAERDVVYALRTFAHYRKSFCVDVTSRYYRVLQQRDTVMNQWSNYKRIRQSRTDREAEKLEGLVEALQVDQIRQDELRARASWVRALRQYREQIDQFKVFLGLPADAIVELDPVEGDRLREAGLREITLSPDAASAIALERRLDLLTAMDRVGDAERAVEIARNGLAPDVDLKVSASIPSDPPTNALKLEPHRGTYSAGVTVGLPLQRLEERNVYRSALIGLDRARRSADDLRERIKLEVREASRTLQETSATYRIERDSVALAQRREQAARELFRIGEAIARDLLDANEALVNAQNALTRALVDHILARLALWRDTELLRVDENGVWQEVTDVNQQ, encoded by the coding sequence GTGCTCCGCGAGGATGCGGCGGAGAAGGCAGACCACGAGGTCTCACAGATTGTCGAGCAACGGCGCGACGCCGTGCCCGGCACGCCGGCCACCGTGAGCATCGAACGGGTTGGCCAGGAGGAACTCGAGCGATTCACCCCGCCACGTCCGAAGGAACCTGGCGAGCTTCCCGCGCCTCAGGACGATACGGAAGCTGCCGAAAGGGGCAATGGCCTCCCTCCCCTGGAAGGCGCTCACCGCCTCACACTGCGCGAGGCCCTCGAGCTGGCGGCCCGCCACAGCCGAGAGTATCAGACACGCGAGGAGGACCTCTACCTGGTCGTCCTGGCACTGACGCGCGAGCGCTTCCGATGGGACCCGCAGTGGACGGGCAGGTTGAGCGCCGGCGCCACCCGCACACCGAACAGCAAGTGGGGGGAGTTCGGGTCTGCCTTCACCTTCAGCCGCCTCCTGGACATGGGGGGCCGATTGACGGCCAGTCTGGCTACCGACCTCGTCCGCTTCTCGACGGGCGACCCGCGCACCACAGCCACATCCTTGCTGGGACTGGAGTTCCTCCAGCCCCTGTGGCGCAACTACGGAAGTCTGGTGGCCAAAGAGGGCCTCACGCAGGCCGAGCGCGACGTGGTGTACGCTCTCCGCACGTTCGCCCACTACCGCAAGAGCTTCTGCGTGGATGTCACCAGCCGGTACTACCGCGTCCTTCAACAGCGCGATACGGTGATGAACCAGTGGAGCAACTACAAGCGCATTCGCCAGTCGCGGACCGATCGTGAGGCGGAGAAGCTGGAGGGCCTCGTGGAGGCCCTCCAGGTGGACCAGATCCGTCAGGACGAGTTGCGCGCCCGGGCGAGCTGGGTGCGGGCCTTGCGACAGTACCGCGAGCAGATCGACCAGTTCAAAGTCTTCCTTGGCCTCCCAGCCGACGCAATCGTGGAACTCGACCCCGTCGAGGGTGATCGCCTCCGTGAGGCCGGGTTGCGCGAGATCACGCTCTCGCCCGATGCCGCCTCGGCCATCGCACTCGAGCGGCGGCTCGACCTCCTGACGGCCATGGACCGGGTCGGTGATGCCGAGCGGGCCGTCGAGATCGCCCGGAACGGCCTGGCCCCGGACGTGGACCTCAAGGTAAGCGCCAGCATCCCGTCCGACCCGCCGACGAATGCCCTCAAGCTGGAGCCGCACCGCGGCACGTACAGCGCGGGGGTCACCGTTGGCCTCCCGCTCCAGCGCCTGGAAGAGCGGAATGTGTACCGAAGCGCGCTCATAGGGCTCGACCGAGCCCGCCGCAGTGCCGACGACCTGCGCGAGAGGATCAAGCTGGAGGTGCGCGAGGCGTCGCGCACCCTTCAGGAGACCAGTGCCACCTATCGCATCGAGCGCGATAGCGTGGCCCTCGCTCAACGCCGCGAGCAGGCCGCCCGAGAGCTCTTCCGCATCGGAGAGGCAATCGCCCGCGACCTTCTCGATGCCAACGAGGCCCTTGTGAATGCTCAGAATGCCCTGACCAGGGCTTTGGTGGACCATATCCTCGCCCGCCTCGCACTCTGGCGCGACACGGAGCTGTTGCGCGTGGACGAGAACGGCGTCTGGCAGGAAGTGACCGATGTCAACCAACAGTAG
- the uvrA gene encoding excinuclease ABC subunit UvrA — protein MPDTGNCIVIKGAAEHNLRGFDIAIPRDRLVVITGLSGSGKSSLAFDTVFAEGQRRYIESLSAYARQFLEQMPKANVESVDGLPPTISIEQHTGIGNPRSTVGTTTEVYDYLRLLYARVGEPHCPLCGRAIRQQSPEQIVEAVLALPAGLRFMVLAPMARGRKGEHKELIDRIGREGLVRVRVDGEVYPLEGVPHLDKRKPHSIDAVVDRLVVDPQHRSRLHDSVETALHLADGLVVIARASGNRWEDTLYSRHYGCPDCGVSLEELTPRLFSFNSPYGACPACGGLGTCLEFDPDLIVPDKSLSLAQGAIHPWRRGEAMSSWYNRALERFCRDFGVGMTTPYDKLPATVQRALLHGGEPEGGADNAHHFRGVIPDLHERFRKTESDSLKSRLMGYMGELPCRECQGARLRPEARAVQVGGRHIQEVVALPIADARDFLQALALPPEKAAIAQPILHEAVQRLQFMMDVGIGYLTLDRASSSLSGGEAQRIRLATQVGSGLVGVCYVLDEPTIGLHQRDAARLIASLRRLQELGNSVIVVEHDELTIRSADHIIDLGPGAGVHGGNVVAQGTLDQILAAPASLTGQYLSGRLAIETPRRRRPVSKARALVVRKAAANNLKGIDVAIPLGGIVCVTGVSGSGKSTLVNDVLYRALMRHFHASRAKPGKHKGITGIEQIDKVIVIDQSPIGRTPRSNPGTYTGVFDDIRRIFAGLKESRVRGYTAGRFSFNVRGGRCDSCEGQGTKRIEMHFLPDLYVTCETCKGRRYNRETLDIRYKGKSIADVLDLQVEEALALFDAFPRVKRILDTLCAVGLGYVALGQASTTLSGGEAQRVKLSTELARVSTGNTLYILDEPTTGLHFADISRLLQVLATLADRGNTVLVIEHNLDVIKCADWVIDLGPEGGDAGGHVVAEGPPEAVAGTPHSYTGQALVRCLGRSGRCPALAEKSRLSG, from the coding sequence GTGCCAGACACCGGCAACTGCATCGTCATCAAAGGCGCCGCAGAACACAACCTGCGGGGCTTCGATATTGCCATTCCGCGCGACCGGCTGGTCGTGATCACCGGCCTCAGCGGCTCCGGCAAGAGTTCCCTCGCCTTCGACACCGTTTTCGCCGAGGGCCAGAGGCGGTACATCGAGAGCCTCTCCGCCTACGCGCGGCAGTTCCTGGAGCAGATGCCGAAGGCGAACGTCGAGTCCGTGGACGGCCTGCCCCCGACGATCTCGATCGAGCAGCACACCGGGATCGGCAATCCGCGCTCGACGGTGGGAACGACCACGGAGGTCTACGACTACCTCCGCCTCCTCTACGCCCGCGTGGGCGAGCCACATTGCCCCCTGTGCGGCCGGGCCATCCGCCAACAGTCGCCGGAGCAGATCGTCGAGGCGGTTCTCGCCCTGCCGGCGGGCCTGCGCTTCATGGTCCTTGCCCCGATGGCACGCGGCCGCAAGGGCGAGCACAAGGAGCTGATCGACCGCATAGGCCGCGAGGGTCTGGTGCGCGTGAGGGTGGACGGCGAGGTCTACCCGCTGGAAGGAGTGCCCCACCTCGACAAGCGCAAGCCTCACTCGATCGATGCCGTCGTGGACAGGCTGGTGGTTGACCCTCAGCACCGGTCACGGCTCCACGACTCCGTCGAGACCGCTCTCCACCTGGCCGACGGGCTGGTTGTGATCGCGCGAGCCTCGGGGAATCGCTGGGAAGACACCCTCTACAGCCGCCACTACGGCTGCCCCGATTGCGGGGTCAGCCTCGAGGAATTGACCCCCAGGCTCTTCTCATTCAATAGCCCTTACGGCGCCTGTCCGGCGTGCGGAGGTCTCGGCACGTGCCTGGAGTTCGACCCCGACCTCATCGTCCCCGACAAGTCGTTGAGCCTGGCCCAAGGCGCCATCCACCCCTGGCGACGCGGCGAAGCCATGTCGTCCTGGTACAACCGCGCCCTCGAGCGCTTCTGCCGGGACTTCGGTGTCGGCATGACCACTCCCTACGACAAGCTGCCCGCCACGGTGCAGCGTGCCTTGCTTCACGGCGGCGAGCCCGAGGGGGGGGCCGACAACGCCCATCACTTCCGCGGAGTGATCCCCGACCTGCACGAACGCTTCCGCAAGACCGAGAGCGACTCGCTCAAGTCGCGCCTGATGGGCTACATGGGTGAGTTGCCCTGCCGCGAGTGCCAGGGCGCGCGCCTGCGCCCCGAGGCCCGCGCCGTCCAGGTAGGCGGCCGCCACATCCAGGAGGTCGTGGCGTTGCCCATTGCGGATGCGCGCGACTTCCTCCAGGCGCTCGCCCTGCCACCCGAAAAGGCGGCAATCGCCCAGCCGATTCTGCACGAGGCTGTCCAGCGCCTGCAATTCATGATGGACGTGGGGATCGGCTACCTGACCCTCGACCGGGCGAGCAGCAGCCTCTCAGGCGGCGAGGCGCAAAGAATCCGCCTCGCCACCCAAGTGGGGTCGGGCCTGGTCGGCGTGTGCTACGTTCTCGACGAACCGACGATCGGCCTCCACCAGCGCGACGCTGCCCGCCTCATCGCCAGCTTGCGGCGGCTTCAGGAACTCGGCAACTCTGTGATCGTGGTCGAGCACGACGAACTTACCATCCGCAGCGCCGACCACATCATTGACCTCGGGCCTGGAGCCGGCGTCCACGGCGGGAACGTGGTGGCCCAGGGCACTCTCGACCAGATCCTGGCTGCCCCGGCCTCGCTGACGGGCCAGTACCTCTCGGGACGCCTCGCCATTGAGACGCCTCGGAGGCGGCGCCCCGTGTCGAAGGCCCGCGCCTTGGTGGTTCGCAAAGCGGCCGCTAATAACCTGAAGGGGATCGACGTCGCCATCCCTCTCGGCGGCATCGTGTGCGTCACGGGGGTGAGCGGGTCCGGCAAGAGCACCCTTGTCAACGACGTGCTCTACCGGGCACTGATGCGCCACTTCCACGCCAGCCGGGCCAAGCCGGGCAAGCACAAGGGCATCACGGGCATCGAGCAGATTGACAAGGTCATCGTCATTGACCAGTCCCCGATCGGCCGCACGCCCCGCTCCAACCCGGGAACCTACACGGGCGTTTTCGACGATATTCGCCGCATCTTCGCCGGGCTGAAGGAGTCCAGAGTCCGCGGCTACACGGCGGGCCGCTTCAGCTTCAACGTGCGAGGCGGCCGCTGCGACTCCTGTGAGGGCCAGGGCACCAAGCGCATCGAGATGCATTTCCTGCCCGACCTCTACGTCACCTGCGAGACCTGCAAGGGGCGGCGCTACAACCGCGAAACGCTTGACATCCGCTACAAGGGCAAGTCCATCGCCGACGTCCTGGACCTCCAGGTCGAGGAGGCCCTGGCCCTCTTCGACGCTTTCCCCCGGGTCAAGCGCATTCTCGATACCCTGTGCGCCGTTGGCCTTGGTTATGTCGCCCTCGGGCAAGCCAGCACTACCCTCTCAGGCGGAGAGGCTCAGCGCGTGAAGCTCTCCACCGAGCTCGCCAGGGTCTCAACGGGCAACACGCTCTACATCCTGGACGAGCCAACGACGGGCCTGCACTTCGCCGACATCTCCCGCCTCCTCCAAGTCCTCGCGACTCTGGCCGACCGCGGGAACACGGTGCTGGTCATCGAGCACAACCTCGACGTGATCAAGTGTGCAGACTGGGTGATTGACCTGGGCCCGGAGGGCGGCGACGCCGGCGGCCATGTCGTCGCGGAGGGCCCCCCGGAGGCCGTAGCCGGCACCCCGCACTCGTACACAGGCCAGGCCCTCGTCCGCTGCCTTGGTCGCTCGGGGCGCTGCCCCGCGCTGGCCGAAAAATCACGCCTTTCTGGTTGA
- a CDS encoding bifunctional nuclease family protein, whose protein sequence is MIQCELVKIMITETADPQVIVLKEVDGERAFPILIGISEAIAIDRKIKGYEPARPLTHDLLASVMTRLGASLDRIEVCGLRDNTFFAKLIVSRDGETIEIDSRPSDAIALAVRLEAPIFVAEEVIDEVCQ, encoded by the coding sequence ATGATTCAGTGCGAACTCGTCAAGATCATGATCACTGAGACGGCGGACCCGCAGGTGATCGTGCTGAAAGAGGTGGACGGCGAGCGCGCCTTCCCGATCCTGATTGGGATCTCGGAGGCGATTGCCATAGACCGCAAGATCAAAGGCTACGAGCCGGCGCGTCCGCTCACGCACGATCTTCTGGCCAGCGTGATGACGCGCCTGGGGGCCTCGCTGGACCGCATCGAGGTCTGCGGGTTGCGCGACAACACGTTTTTCGCGAAACTGATCGTCTCCAGGGATGGCGAGACGATCGAGATCGACTCGCGGCCCAGCGACGCGATCGCCTTGGCCGTGCGGCTGGAGGCGCCCATCTTCGTCGCTGAGGAAGTGATTGACGAAGTGTGCCAGTAG
- a CDS encoding AAA family ATPase — MSHNGTPPYDADAEQAVIGSLLIDNDTFEDVARLVGAGDFYLNGNRRIFEAAAAEIAAGRSADAVTMTAALEASGQLEAIGGADALVELLEKVPTAANAEHYARIVADRARRRRIIEAAERAAQRAADLTADDAEIATALEAVAAAGNGAWRGGAEAVLVKMADVAPEPVRWVWPWRVPLGKLTLFAGDPGLGKSLLSLDIAARVTRGAHWPGPDAAGEPAPLGNVILLSAEDDKADTIRPRLDAAGADVERIVVLDSVRERGGERGFTLADLPILSRAIEDTGGVNLVVIDPLSAYLGGVDSHRNAEVRSLLGPLKALAEARGVAVAAVTHLCKGGGQSALYRAMGSLGFVAAARAYWVLSRDGDDPKRVLMLPGKQNLAPDVGGLAFRVEDSPDSPGVPVLAWESSAVTVPVDEVLASCVPADRETRRERDEAADWLRGFLAGGPVPKAEVVAAAKSNRHAWHTVRRAADSIGVEHPRDGFGRGSKVLWKLPDGA, encoded by the coding sequence ATGAGCCACAACGGGACTCCCCCCTACGACGCGGATGCGGAACAGGCGGTGATCGGGTCGTTGCTGATTGACAACGACACGTTTGAGGATGTGGCGCGGCTCGTGGGGGCGGGCGATTTCTACCTCAACGGCAACCGGCGCATCTTCGAGGCGGCGGCCGCAGAGATCGCGGCGGGTCGGTCGGCGGACGCCGTGACGATGACGGCGGCGCTTGAGGCGTCGGGCCAGCTTGAAGCCATAGGTGGCGCGGATGCGCTGGTCGAGTTGCTTGAGAAGGTGCCCACTGCGGCGAATGCGGAGCACTACGCGCGGATCGTGGCTGACCGCGCGCGACGGCGGCGGATCATCGAGGCGGCTGAGCGCGCCGCACAGCGGGCCGCCGACTTGACGGCAGACGATGCCGAGATCGCGACGGCGCTTGAGGCCGTGGCCGCTGCGGGCAACGGGGCTTGGCGCGGCGGAGCCGAGGCGGTGCTGGTGAAGATGGCGGACGTGGCCCCCGAGCCGGTGCGCTGGGTGTGGCCGTGGCGGGTGCCCCTGGGCAAGCTGACGCTGTTCGCCGGCGATCCTGGCCTGGGCAAGAGCCTGCTGAGCCTCGACATTGCGGCACGAGTGACTCGAGGTGCCCACTGGCCCGGCCCCGACGCGGCGGGCGAACCCGCGCCCCTGGGCAACGTGATCCTGCTGTCGGCAGAAGACGACAAGGCCGACACTATCCGGCCCCGGCTCGATGCGGCGGGGGCCGACGTGGAGCGGATCGTGGTGCTGGACTCGGTTCGGGAGCGTGGCGGGGAACGGGGCTTCACCCTGGCGGACCTTCCCATCCTGAGCCGGGCAATCGAGGACACGGGGGGCGTCAACCTTGTGGTGATTGATCCCCTGAGCGCCTACCTGGGCGGCGTGGACAGCCACAGGAACGCCGAAGTGCGAAGCCTGCTCGGGCCGTTGAAGGCCCTGGCCGAAGCGCGGGGCGTGGCTGTGGCGGCTGTGACGCATCTCTGCAAAGGCGGCGGGCAGTCGGCGCTCTACCGCGCGATGGGGAGTCTTGGGTTCGTGGCCGCGGCCCGCGCCTACTGGGTGCTGTCGCGCGACGGCGACGATCCCAAGCGGGTGCTGATGCTGCCGGGGAAGCAGAACCTTGCGCCCGACGTGGGGGGCCTGGCCTTCCGCGTCGAGGACTCCCCGGACTCCCCTGGCGTGCCCGTGCTGGCGTGGGAGTCGAGCGCCGTCACAGTGCCCGTTGACGAGGTGCTCGCGTCATGCGTCCCGGCGGACCGCGAGACGCGCCGGGAGCGCGACGAGGCCGCCGACTGGCTCCGGGGCTTCCTGGCGGGTGGGCCGGTGCCAAAGGCTGAGGTCGTGGCCGCTGCAAAGTCGAACCGCCACGCCTGGCATACCGTGCGGCGGGCCGCCGACAGCATCGGCGTGGAACACCCGCGCGACGGTTTCGGGCGTGGGTCCAAGGTGCTGTGGAAGCTGCCCGATGGCGCATAG
- the glgC gene encoding glucose-1-phosphate adenylyltransferase produces MSIITSHGPRLKVIAMILAGGQGERLYPLTRDRAKPAVPFGGTYRIIDFTLSNCINSGIRRVFVLTQYKSSSLDYHIHFAWNILSHELGEFIRCIPPQQRMSTSWYLGTADAIYQNIYTLEQERPHLTFILSGDHVYKMNYRAMLDAHLEKSADLTIACIPVPKEEAKRLGVAVVDRESRIIDFKEKAEDPPTLPGSPNLCLASMGVYLFNTPVLVREIIADAKRDSQHDFGKNIIPHMIKTHAVYAHDFKDENKKPQKYWRDIGTRDAYWEANLDLVEVDPLFNLYDDDWPIRTAPLQVPPAKTVFNEDGPQGRRGMVINSLISPGCIVSGGYVERSILSPSVRVEEGARVTESIIMDDCTIGRGCTIHRAIIDKGVHIPDGTVIGLDRAADAAAYTVTTKGIVVVPRGKQYA; encoded by the coding sequence ATGTCGATCATCACCTCACACGGTCCGCGCCTCAAAGTCATCGCCATGATCCTCGCCGGCGGGCAAGGCGAGCGCCTCTACCCCCTGACCCGCGACCGAGCCAAGCCGGCGGTCCCCTTCGGCGGCACCTACCGCATCATTGACTTCACCCTGTCCAACTGCATCAATTCCGGCATCCGCCGCGTCTTCGTCCTCACCCAGTACAAAAGCAGTTCCCTCGACTACCACATCCACTTCGCCTGGAACATCCTCAGCCACGAACTTGGCGAGTTCATCCGATGCATTCCCCCCCAGCAGCGGATGAGCACCTCCTGGTACCTCGGCACGGCCGATGCCATCTACCAGAACATCTACACGCTCGAGCAGGAGCGCCCCCACCTCACCTTCATCCTCTCCGGCGACCACGTCTACAAGATGAACTACCGCGCCATGCTCGACGCGCACCTGGAGAAGAGCGCCGACCTCACCATCGCCTGCATCCCGGTGCCCAAGGAAGAAGCCAAACGCCTTGGGGTTGCCGTGGTGGACCGCGAATCGCGGATCATAGATTTCAAAGAAAAGGCCGAGGACCCGCCGACTCTCCCGGGCTCCCCAAACCTCTGCCTCGCCTCCATGGGCGTCTATCTCTTCAACACCCCCGTGCTGGTCCGGGAGATCATCGCCGACGCCAAGCGGGACTCGCAGCACGACTTCGGCAAGAACATCATTCCCCACATGATCAAGACCCACGCCGTCTACGCCCACGACTTCAAGGACGAGAACAAGAAGCCCCAGAAGTACTGGCGCGACATCGGCACCCGCGACGCCTACTGGGAGGCCAATCTCGACCTGGTGGAAGTCGACCCTCTCTTCAACCTCTACGACGATGACTGGCCCATCCGCACCGCCCCTCTCCAGGTTCCCCCCGCGAAGACCGTCTTCAACGAGGACGGCCCCCAGGGGCGCCGCGGCATGGTCATCAACTCCCTCATCTCCCCCGGCTGCATCGTCAGCGGCGGCTACGTGGAACGTTCCATCCTCTCCCCCAGCGTTCGCGTGGAGGAAGGCGCCCGCGTCACCGAATCCATCATCATGGACGACTGCACCATCGGCCGCGGCTGCACAATTCACCGCGCCATCATTGACAAGGGAGTTCACATACCCGACGGCACCGTCATTGGCCTCGACCGTGCCGCCGATGCCGCCGCTTATACCGTCACAACCAAGGGGATTGTCGTCGTGCCGCGCGGCAAGCAGTATGCCTGA
- a CDS encoding response regulator, translating into MALILLVEDDAHQQLLFAEELREEGYDVVVAGGGTEALETVKKVTPDLVVLDVAMPDMDGIEALGRILATNNRIPIILHTAYATYKDNFMAWSADAYVVKSSDLAELKSEIKRVLAKHGAHETP; encoded by the coding sequence ATGGCTCTGATTCTGCTTGTCGAGGACGACGCCCATCAGCAACTCCTCTTCGCCGAAGAACTCCGCGAGGAGGGCTACGATGTCGTGGTGGCAGGCGGCGGCACCGAAGCACTCGAGACCGTGAAGAAGGTGACCCCCGACCTTGTGGTCCTGGACGTGGCAATGCCGGACATGGACGGCATCGAGGCCCTCGGGCGCATCCTGGCCACGAACAACCGCATTCCCATCATCCTCCACACCGCCTATGCCACGTACAAGGACAACTTCATGGCCTGGTCGGCCGACGCCTACGTCGTCAAGTCGTCCGACCTCGCAGAGCTGAAGTCCGAGATCAAGCGCGTGTTGGCCAAGCACGGCGCCCACGAGACCCCGTGA